One Oryza sativa Japonica Group chromosome 8, ASM3414082v1 DNA window includes the following coding sequences:
- the LOC4345210 gene encoding triphosphate tunnel metalloenzyme 3: MEVEIKLRLPDAGAHRRLSSFLAPRLRRTDAQRNLFFDAAARPLAAATAALRVRLYGLDDRAPSRAVLALKRRPRIDAGVSRVEEVEEPLDPAIALACVDDPASLGGVESPIIRLVSEEYGVGGDAAPFVCLGGFRNTRAVYQLEEGDTLGLVVELDETRFDFGTNYELECETAEPEQAKQVLERLLTVAGVPYEYSRSNKFACFMAGKLLP, translated from the coding sequence ATGGAGGTCGAGATCAAGCTCCGCCTCCCCGACGCCGGCGcgcaccgccgcctctcctccttcctcgcgccccgcctccgccgcaccgACGCCCAGCGCAACCTCttcttcgacgccgccgcgcgccccctcgccgccgccaccgccgcgctccgCGTCCGCCTCTACGGCCTCGACGACCGCGCCCCCTCCCGCGCCGTCCTCGCGCTCAAGCGCCGCCCGCGCATCGACGCGGGCGTCAGCCGCGTCGAGGAGGTCGAGGAGCCTCTCGACCCCGCCATCGCCCTCGCCTGCGTCGACGACCCGGCAAGCCTCGGCGGGGTCGAGTCCCCGATCATTCGGCTCGTCTCCGAAGAGTACGGCGTCGGCGGGGACGCCGCGCCGTTCGTCTGCCTCGGCGGGTTCCGGAACACCCGCGCCGTGTACCAGCTGGAGGAGGGCGACACCCTCGGGCTCGTCGTGGAGCTCGACGAGACGCGCTTCGACTTTGGTACGAACTACGAGCTGGAGTGTGAAACGGCGGAGCCCGAGCAGGCCAAGCAGGTCCTCGAGCGGTTGCTCACCGTGGCCGGCGTGCCGTATGAGTATTCCCGGAGCAATAAGTTTGCCTGCTTTATGGCTGGAAAGCTTCTTCCTTAA